In the Anaeromusa acidaminophila DSM 3853 genome, one interval contains:
- the hemL gene encoding glutamate-1-semialdehyde 2,1-aminomutase, producing the protein MSFSLQRSQEAFVAAKACIPGGVNSPVRSFRSVGGVPPFIAQAQGAYIEDIDGNRYIDYIGSWGPMILGHAHPQVTEALEKAVRKGTSYGAPTLLETELAEMVRHCVPSMELVRMVNSGTEATMSVLRLARAFTGRSKIVKFAGCYHGHHDSLLVKAGSGAATLGVPDSPGVTGEVAGNTLTVEYNDLQALTAAFEANPQEIAAVIIEPVAGNMGMVLPRDGYLQGVRDLTSKYGALLIFDEVMTGFRVALGGAQSVYGIKPDLTCLGKIIGGGLPVGAYGGRKDIMECIAPAGPVYQAGTLSGNPLAMTAGIATLRLLMETKGFYDELSRKTATLAQGLYGRAAKYALPVSTCHLGGMFGLFFHAGPVLDYRTAQQADLDAFCTYFHTLLAQGIYVAPSQFEAAFVSAAHSESDLERTLNAAEHAFAAVMAVKDHFQP; encoded by the coding sequence ATGAGCTTTTCGTTGCAGCGATCCCAAGAAGCCTTTGTCGCCGCTAAAGCCTGCATTCCCGGAGGGGTAAACAGCCCGGTGCGTTCCTTTCGCAGCGTTGGCGGGGTGCCGCCGTTTATTGCGCAGGCGCAGGGCGCTTATATTGAAGACATTGACGGCAATCGGTATATTGACTACATTGGCTCCTGGGGACCGATGATTTTGGGTCATGCTCATCCGCAGGTTACCGAAGCGTTGGAAAAAGCAGTGCGAAAAGGAACCAGTTACGGCGCGCCGACGCTGCTGGAAACAGAACTGGCGGAAATGGTGCGGCATTGCGTACCGTCCATGGAACTGGTGCGCATGGTCAATTCCGGCACGGAGGCGACGATGAGCGTGCTGCGTTTGGCTAGGGCTTTTACCGGACGTAGCAAAATAGTTAAATTTGCCGGCTGCTATCATGGACATCATGATAGCCTGTTGGTCAAAGCGGGCTCTGGCGCGGCTACCCTGGGGGTTCCTGATAGTCCGGGAGTGACTGGCGAAGTGGCTGGTAACACGCTGACTGTAGAATATAATGATCTGCAGGCGCTGACTGCCGCTTTTGAAGCCAATCCGCAGGAAATTGCAGCTGTCATTATTGAGCCGGTGGCTGGTAATATGGGCATGGTGCTGCCGCGCGACGGCTATTTGCAGGGCGTGCGGGATTTAACCAGCAAATACGGCGCCTTGTTGATTTTCGACGAAGTCATGACCGGTTTCCGGGTGGCTCTGGGCGGAGCGCAAAGCGTCTATGGAATCAAGCCGGACTTAACTTGCTTAGGGAAAATCATTGGCGGCGGCTTGCCTGTTGGCGCATACGGCGGTCGCAAGGATATTATGGAATGCATTGCTCCGGCAGGGCCGGTTTATCAGGCTGGTACGCTGAGCGGCAATCCCTTGGCGATGACCGCCGGCATTGCCACGCTGCGTTTGCTGATGGAGACAAAAGGCTTTTATGATGAATTGTCCCGAAAGACGGCGACCTTGGCGCAAGGCCTCTATGGTCGAGCTGCCAAATATGCGCTGCCTGTGAGTACCTGCCATTTGGGCGGGATGTTCGGTCTCTTTTTCCATGCAGGACCGGTACTGGATTATCGGACTGCCCAGCAGGCTGATTTGGATGCCTTCTGCACGTACTTCCACACGCTGTTGGCGCAAGGAATTTACGTGGCGCCTTCGCAGTTTGAAGCGGCTTTTGTATCAGCGGCTCACAGCGAAAGCGATCTGGAACGGACGCTGAATGCAGCGGAGCACGCCTTT